In Eleginops maclovinus isolate JMC-PN-2008 ecotype Puerto Natales chromosome 10, JC_Emac_rtc_rv5, whole genome shotgun sequence, the following proteins share a genomic window:
- the vwa2 gene encoding LOW QUALITY PROTEIN: von Willebrand factor A domain-containing protein 2 (The sequence of the model RefSeq protein was modified relative to this genomic sequence to represent the inferred CDS: inserted 1 base in 1 codon) — protein MLPDIHLLFLLTLVLLQVQQGASVQEIHTDRETVVKINSAGEMMQCSAAMDILFLLDGSYSVGKGSFERSKHYAIKLCQALDIAPDKVRVGLIQFGSSPRLEIALDSYTTKKELQKHMKKISYRGGSTQTGLALKYVLKKGFPGGRNSSTVAQITILLSDGRSQGNVVQAAAMLKETGVVLFAVGIRFPRWEELHALASEPMESHVFFAEHFNDAVNGLYTTLSTFSVCNATPAGCHVEVFPCERKTLETVKELQGNYMCWKGSKGYSTYTSLCPYYRYTKMYKRHQTVCHRTICPDPCDTEPCLNGGTCVPEGQEGYICLCPPGYGGDPHCAPALSLDCSVDLLFLVEGSATLGLEGFLSLKSFLKRFLRSVIGSNSPSKVGLAVFGGETRVEAPVDKYKGDLKGLLKAVEALQPVGGEALTGEAVRYVTRHGFVSAPVFADVTDDLPRVVVLITATPAADEVVEPSKYARDREIFLIGVGPDKLKEQLNNITGNPQRTISYTPAEFSAKIPELKAKICSVDQQGCLGQAVDLVFALDASGAVSPDNFVILRDFVRSLTVQFDINRDVAQVALVSYGRRATTVFNLDTHETGSSILKAVDEANYMGGTGSTGSALLHIHSEVLTAAKGARPGVNKAVVLLTDGSGGDDAAVPAQKIRDNRVSVFVIGIGDVQKERLLQIAGSEEHMITVPFYEDLKYFEDVLVQMLCSEVKKPVNLCKPNPCMNDGTCILSGGSFRCQCQGYEGPHCETKSIRPSSRGDLPRPXGLRKKSRKKKSHQELLHHYKMHRRRHAV, from the exons ATGCTCCCTGAcatccatctcctcttcctcctaaCGCTGGTGCTTCTTCAAG TCCAGCAGGGCGCCTCGGTGCAGGAGATCCACACCGACCGTGAAACCGTTGTAAAGATCAACTCAGCAGGAGAAA TGATGCAGTGCTCAGCAGCCATGGACATCCTATTCCTCCTGGATGGTTCTTACAGCGTGGGGAAGGGCAGCTTTGAGAGGTCCAAACACTACGCAATCAAGCTCTGTCAAGCGCTGGACATTGCACCAGACAAG GTGCGGGTCGGCTTGATTCAGTTTGGTTCCTCTCCTCGGCTGGAGATCGCCCTGGACTCATACACTACCAAAAAAGAGCTGCAGAAGCACATGAAGAAGATTTCTTACAG GGGAGGCAGCACGCAGACAGGCCTGGCTTTAAAATATGTGCTGAAGAAGGGTTTCCCAGGCGGACGCAACTCCTCCACAGTGGCCCAGATTACCATCCTCCTATCAGACGGGAGGTCTCAGGGCAACGTGGTGCAGGCAGCTGCGATGCTCAAAGAGACGGGTGTGGTCCTGTTCGCAGTGGGCATTCGCTTCCCCAG ATGGGAGGAACTACATGCTCTGGCCAGTGAGCCGATGGAGAGCCATGTCTTCTTTGCCGAGCATTTCAATGATGCTGTCAACGGCCTGTACACCACACTCAGCACCTTCTCTGTCTGCAATGCCACTCCAGCAG GCTGTCATGTGGAAGTGTTTCCCTGTGAGAGGAAAACACTGGAGACCGTGAAAGAGCTGCAGGGGAACTACATGTGTTGGAAAGGCTCCAAGGGTTATTCCACATACACGTCTCTCTGTCCTTATTACAG gtACACAAAGATGTACAAGAGACACCAGACCGTCTGCCACCGAACTATCTGCCCAG ATCCCTGTGACACTGAACCCTGTCTGAATGGAGGCACATGTGTACCAGAAGGGCAAGAGGGATACATATGCTTATGTCCTCCTGGCTATGGAGGAGACCCACACTGCG CTCCTGCCTTGTCCCTGGACTGCTCTGTAGACCTGCTGTTCCTGGTGGAGGGTTCTGCCACCCTCGGCTTGGAAGGCTTCCTCAGCCTCAAGTCCTTCTTAAAGCGCTTCCTGCGCAGCGTGATCGGCTCCAACAGCCCCAGCAAAGTGGGCCTGGCTGTGTTCGGTGGAGAGACCAGAGTGGAGGCCCCAGTGGATAAGTACAAAGGGGACTTGAAGGGTCTGCTGAAGGCTGTGGAGGCCCTTCAACCAGTCGGCGGCGAGGCCCTGACAGGCGAGGCAGTACGCTATGTCACACGTCACGGTTTTGTGAGCGCGCCAGTCTTTGCGGACGTCACAGACGACCTGCCCCGCGTGGTGGTGTTGATCACTGCCACTCCTGCTGCAGACGAGGTGGTGGAGCCCTCTAAATATGCACGAGACAGAGAGATCTTCCTGATCGGGGTGGGACCAGATAAATTAAAGGAACAACTGAATAACATCACAGGAAATCCCCAGAGGACTATCAGCTACACACCTGCTGAGTTCAGTGCCAAGATCCCTGAGCTCAAGGCTAAGATCTGCAGTGTTGATCAGCAAG gTTGTCTGGGCCAAGCTGTGGACCTGGTGTTTGCCCTGGATGCGTCCGGTGCTGTCAGCCCGGATAACTTTGTCATCCTGCGTGACTTCGTACGCAGCCTCACCGTCCAGTTCGACATCAACCGTGACGTGGCTCAAGTGGCACTCGTGTCCTACGGTCGGCGAGCCACCACCGTGTTCAACCTGGACACCCATGAGACCGGTTCCTCCATCCTCAAGGCTGTAGATGAAGCCAACTACATGGGTGGAACTGGTTCAACGGGCTCCGCTCTACTTCACATCCACTCCGAGGTCCTGACGGCGGCCAAAGGTGCCCGGCCCGGGGTCAACAAGGCCGTGGTGTTACTGACAGACGGCTCGGGTGGGGACGACGCTGCGGTTCCAGCTCAGAAGATCAGAGATAACAGAGTGTCGGTGTTTGTGATTGGGATCGGAGACGTTCAGAAAGAGAGGCTGCTGCAGATCGCAGGTTCAGAGGAACACATGATCACCGTGCCTTTCTATGAGGACCTCAAATACTTTGAGGATGTTCTGGTGCagatgctgtgttcag aGGTTAAAAAGCCGGTCAACCTGTGCAAGCCCAACCCATGTATGAATGATGGGACCTGTATCCTGTCTGGAGGGAGCTTCCGTTGTCAGTGCCAGGGCTATGAAGGACCTCACTGTGAAACAA AAAGCATCAGGCCTTCATCCAGAGGAGATCTCCCAAGGC GCGGTCTCaggaagaagagcaggaagaagaagagtcaCCAGGAGCTCCTGCATCACTACAAAATGCACCGCAGGAGACACGCTGTCTGA